The region caaacaagcagattTTTACCGAATGCCATAAACATGACGCTTTTAAGTAGCAGCATTGAAACTTGAACCCTCAACCCCTAGTTAAATCATCTCACCTGATTCATCCGCAACATCCGGAACAACGGGAGTTTCCTCCCCGTTCCCCATCCCTGGTTCCTCTGATGTTTGATCCTCGGGAGCTGAAGACGCAACATCCGCTATCTCGTCTTTGGGGGTGACATCATTAGCTATGACATCATCTttagtgacatcatcattagGAGTGCCATCATCAGGAGTGACATCATCGTTGgtagtgacatcatcatttttAGAAGCATTTTCATCATTATTCGAATCTTTAACCCCAGGATCGGCAGCTCCACCCACCTCAGCTTCAACATCTTTTTGATCCAATCCTTCGGGAGCTTCATCCTCATCCTTGTCTTCAGCCATCTCAACCTCCTTTATAGAAAACCTGGGTTAGTTTCAACAACAACCAACTGTTCACCACCCATTTTATTAATTCCAAACTATGCATTTCCTCACCTTTGGCGGGGGTTCCTCTGGATCAGTGAGGTTCGTCTCGGTGATGTGCGGATCCATGGGAGGATCAACTTCCATGGGAGGAACTTCATCTGTGTGGCCTGATGATGATGACGATGTNNNNNNNNNNNNNNNNNNNNNNNNNNNNNNNNNNNNNNNNNNNNNNNNNNNNNNNNNNNNNNNNNNNNNNNNNNNNNNNNNNNNNNNNNNNNNNNNNNNNNNNNNNNNNNNNNNNNNNNNNNNNNNNNNNNNNNNNNNNNNNNNNNNNNNNNNNNNNNNNNNNNNNNNNNNNNNNNNNNNNNNNNNNNNNNNNNNNNNNNNNNNNNNNNNNNNNNNNNNNNNNNNNNNNNCCATGAAAGGTTGGGAAACAGAGGCCACATTATACAAACACAACCATGGCACCTAACTTTAGTTATAAGCAGGGTATACGTTGATTTCATACAACCCCTACGCATACGGTtgaatacaaacaaaatatttaacatgttaTGAATGGGGGAATCCCCAGAACCGATACTCACCTGACGCTTGTTCTTCAGCAAGATTCGATTCctggaaaaaagttttaaatttatcctTGTTGTTTGTGTGAGGGGTTGGTGGATGGGATGATTTGAACTATGATAACGATTGTTtgatagaaataacattaatgTGGAcataatagaaataacattacaGAGGatataatagaaataacattaatatatCTGGTAACCATAATTTTCCTGTGTTTTGATGAAAAATCAactacattttacaaaatacaaaacctctaaaatttagatattttattatttccacCTGTGTCGGCTCGCTCTCTCCTGATTGGTCGGTTCCTACAGTTTGTTCCGGTTTGGTGACTTCAGGTTCCGCATCAGCGACCTCGCTCGTCgtgtttaactaaaaaaacaagttcgGTCGTTAGTCGCACAAGTTGTACAcgtatggtatatatatgatttctatttacCTCGGATTCTTGAGATTCTTCCTCGCTAAACATCGAATCATCGTTGGTTGAAACATTTTCATCACctgcaaacaaaacattattatttctatttggCAACTAGAGGGTTGCTGCTGTCATGTCAGCACATTTTAAACACACTGGTTGCGACGATATGGGTTGTACACAGGGTGCAGCTGCACCCCAAATTGGAAAGCAGGGGTGCAATAACGTCATTTTGCACCCCAGTCTAAATGCGTGTAAACCACTTAATTAGAGAATGTTTGCcataaatttgtatattattgcTGGACTATTGGTCTTCCCCATCCCATACATGATGTGACAAACCGCAACTCACAAACTGCCGGAAGAGTATTACACAAGATACCAGCGGCACGCTGCAAccctttaactttaaaaatgcgcaaAATCCTGTGCCTCtccgtattttccacacgagCCGTCATGAATTAAACAAAGGTTAGAATATTCTGTTatagaatgcgtattgttCCTTTTGATTTCACATACGACTTATTATCCGAATGTCACtctcttttttcacaagtgggcgctcttattaagtttaaaattttgaaaaaaatacacaaagaaacacttaggtaataagtgtaaaacaaattacttaaatactgaaaataccgttaataaatatataaaatactagTGAGAACATCTTTCCCAAATTAGgtaggttatatacgctctttcgttctATTAACTATCGTTGGCTCTGTGGCGTAACGGTGCCGTTGATTAATCTCTTTGTTTCGTTCTTACCGGGTTCAAGTCCCACACAGTGCAatacgttttaatttttttaagttttttttgtgtgattaGCACGAGTTAGGGGTTGGGGGTTAGAAGTTAGGGGTTTAAGTTTTATGtctgtaaactgtaaaacttactgttagtaaacgattttttataaaatattgaaatactatTCCAATACACGTTGTATGTCACAAAAACgacgttttttaaaagtccccagaaaataataataaaaaaatgagcgcccgcttgtgaaaaaagagagtgacattcggataataagtcgtatgttttgatttc is a window of Ciona intestinalis unplaced genomic scaffold, KH HT000362.1, whole genome shotgun sequence DNA encoding:
- the LOC100184492 gene encoding neurofilament medium polypeptide, producing MGKLNPKKMKVAELKVELESRNIEVGKGMKKADLVALLLSSIESDENVSTNDDSMFSEEESQESELNTTSEVADAEPEVTKPEQTVGTDQSGESEPTQESNLAEEQASGHTDEVPPMEVDPPMDPHITETNLTDPEEPPPKEVEMAEDKDEDEAPEGLDQKDVEAEVGGAADPGVKDSNNDENASKNDDVTTNDDVTPDDGTPNDDVTKDDVIANDVTPKDEIADVASSAPEDQTSEEPGMGNGEETPVVPDVADESGEMI